Below is a window of Mucilaginibacter sp. PAMC 26640 DNA.
TCGTGCTGGTGAGATTTTGCATTTGGGCTGCCTTTTGGCAACACTTTAAACGGAATCATAGCAAAACCTATCCACCAGAGCCCGGTTAGCAGAAAAGACAACCGCGCCGCGCTACCTTTATCCAAATGAAACGTCTCAGGGAACAAAACAAATACAAAACAAATTAGCTGTAGCAATACGCTGCCAATGTAACCGTAGGTGAAGCCTTTTGCGCTTACCCTATCCTGCATATTTACCGATGCAATCTCCGGCAGATAGGAATTATAAAAAACAAAACCTCCGCTATATCCTATTGCAGCCACTGCAAAGCAGATAATACCGCGCTCGATATGCTGATCATCGAAAAAGAAAAGCCCACAACACGCTAACGACCCTAAAACGGTAAAAAATTGCATGAACACTTTTTTATTACCCCTATAATCAGCTATTGAACTCAGTATGGGCAGCAAAAAAACCATGATGAGGTAGGCAAAAGATAAGGCATAATCCTGCAGGACCGTATTGATAAAATTATGTCCCAAAAATTGCACCATGTTGCCATTGTCGTCATTAGTGGTTATTGCCACATAATATGCGGGGAAAATAGTAGTGGTGATCACCAGGTTATAGGCAGAATTAGCCCAATCGAACATGGCCCAGGCATTGATGACCTTTTCGTCGTTTTTAACTTGCATTGTGTTTTAAAAGTATGCAAAAAAATTAATTTCACACTATCAGAGTGAAATGTTATCATTTTCTTCAAACCGGTTAAAATTAAATGGGTTAGCTACAAAAAAATTTCAGACTTGGAAGCCGAAATCAGGTATTGCATAAGTTTGATCGTTTTTCAATAATTTGCTACCGAAATAGGTATCTGACAGCTATTATTACAATTTTGTATATTAGTAATATGTCAAAACAAAAAAGCGAGCTACCTCAGTCTGAAGCCATACAGGCAATAACGGAGACCGAACGTTTAAAAAAAGATGTTTATCGCTCTGATATGGAGAAATTTCGGCTTTTTACTGATATGCTCCGTCGTAATGCAGTATTGAAAAAAGCAATAATTCGCCACAAATAATGGACATGCTGGATGATGAATTATTAAAATTCTGGAGAAGCCTTAATAATAATGAGGTGGCATATATTTTGGTAGGCGGCTTTGCCACCAGATTTCATGGGTTTAACCGGGCTACTGATGATTTGGATCTGTAACTAGATGATACTAATCAAGAATTTGATTACAAATCGGTAATAATTCGCAAAATATTTCACTGTTAACGCAAAACCTACTTTAGTAACCGGTTTAAAAGATTCCTAAAAACTTCTTCCTTTTCTTTTTTACATGTGTTGCCGCCGCCTTTTTCCGTACAGTAGTTGAGGCTTTTGCAATCGAATCTGCTTTTAGTTTGGCCACCTGCAATTCGCGCTTGCGGTTTGCGGCATCCAGGTCATATCGTTTGACGAAGATAACCGATTGGTATGGATTTACTTTACCCGTTGAAATATAAGGATCAAAGCCATCGGCAACCGGTGTTTTATGAGTAAGTGCCGAATAGGCATACAGCCCGATAAATAATATCGATATGGTGATCAATGCCAAAAAGAGCCCCCTTGACATGTGTACAACTCCGGCATCCATCTTCAGCATCCCTACTTTTGCAGGGTCGCTTCGTTCAAATAGCTGGGTTTGCAATTTTTCGTTTTGCCCCTGCAATGTAGATGGGCCAAGAGGCGATACTTCTGTACCAGGAGCTGCAAGACTACCGTTAACAATAGCAGTATGTAACTCGCTGCCATCAGTAAAACGATGCTCTGGCTTTTTTTCCAAGCATTTTAAAATAAGTTTGAGTAACCATTCCGGCACCTGCAGTTCTACGGTACTTTTGTAGGTTTCCCAGCTTTCCGGCAGGTTTGCTTTGCGCAAAGCAATCGGATCTGGAATCTTCTCTTCCAGGTGTTTTATCATCACGGCATTCCTACCCGTATCACCGTTACCCGGCAATGGAAATGGTACCTGGCCGGCTAGTAACTCATACAAAATTACACCATAGCTATATACATCTGTTTGGGTAAGCATAACACCGTCATGCTGTTCAGGCGCCATAAACTCTATAGCTCCGGCATTCCGGATACTGCTCCTACGCTGCTCTTCCGTCATGATAGCCAGCCCAAAATCGAGCAAAATGTAATTGCCTGTATTAGTACTGTATTTTACATTATTACTTTTTAGGTCGCCATGTTTAACGCCAACTTTATGGCAGTGTGCCAGTGCACAGGCCAGCTGGTCGGCAACTTTTAATAACTCTTTAAGGGTAAAGATTTTTTCGTGAGGCGGTTGCAGCAATTCGCTCAGATCGGGCCCCTCGATGTATTCCATTTCTATAAAAGGAAATGAACCACTTTCGGTAATGCCAAAACTCAGCATTTTTACAACGTTGGGATTGGGGATCTCGTTTACCTTCTGGAGCTTGGCTACTTCATTTTGAAAATTGCGATAGTTTTTATCGTCACCGTTTTCCGCATACACGGGGGTGGGTATAAGCTTAACTGCCGAATAAATCAACCCTGTTCTCCTGCCCTTGTACACAGATCCCTGCCCCCCGGTTCGCAAGGCACCCAAATTTTCCAAACCATCTGCTATGGTAAAAACTTTACTCATTTGTAAGTGGTTGGTAGCTAAATTCTAAAACTGCAGATTCACCCAATATCACCTGATCACCTTCTTGTAAGCCATGCCCTATAGTTGGCGAGTGTAATTTAATCACATTTTCATTTTTAGCTTCGCGGATTTTCACCTTGTTACGCGGCGGCACACCACCATCATCTGCAAAAAGCATAAAGCGCTGGTTCTCCACATCCCACTCGATGTGCGCGTGTTGCCTGCTCACATATTTGTTTGCCGCGTTACCACTTTCTGAAGGAAAAGCGATTTGATTGGTGCGAAAGAAACCATCATCTGCCTGCGCCCGCTTGTCCCTGCCTATATTGATCTTGTATGCGCCCGATGTTAATTTGTACTCTGCCAGTTCTGTTTCACCATTAAGAACCCTCACGTACGCTGTTGCTATTTGCTTGATAAAATGCTTGCTGGTTTTAATAAAAAATGCAGCATCAAGGTTTTTAAGCTTAACGGCTTCTTCGGGTACCTGTTCGTCAAAAAAAACGTCAAGTATCCAGCGTTCGGGTAAACCTAAGTCGTAATCGTCGGCTATTTTTTGTACCTCATCTTTAAATTTACCAGGCTCCTCGGCGTACACAGCCGCCTCGTACATATGCCTGTCGGATGTATTGCAGGTAAGATATAGCGAAAGACCTTTGATATTGCTTCCTTCTCCCCCTTCCGCTTTTTGCAGCTCTTGTTTGATGAATTGCAATAAGGAGTTTCGTAC
It encodes the following:
- a CDS encoding MFS transporter permease, yielding MQVKNDEKVINAWAMFDWANSAYNLVITTTIFPAYYVAITTNDDNGNMVQFLGHNFINTVLQDYALSFAYLIMVFLLPILSSIADYRGNKKVFMQFFTVLGSLACCGLFFFDDQHIERGIICFAVAAIGYSGGFVFYNSYLPEIASVNMQDRVSAKGFTYGYIGSVLLQLICFVFVLFPETFHLDKGSAARLSFLLTGLWWIGFAMIPFKVLPKGSPNAKSHQHDVIRLGFIELGKVWVKLKGMPMLRGFLPAFFFYSMGVQTIMLVATAFAAKELKMDTPELIIIILIIQVVAILGATLMSRLSDKIGNLKVLILTVCIWIGVCMGAYFTTTKIEFYVIAVIVGLVMGGIQSMSRSTYSKYLPPNIADTASFFSFYDVTEKLAIVAGLFSFGFIEEITGNMRNSTIALCGFFIVGLVFLLLLLATEKKLNKNSEFSAV